The following coding sequences lie in one Spinacia oleracea cultivar Varoflay chromosome 1, BTI_SOV_V1, whole genome shotgun sequence genomic window:
- the LOC110799821 gene encoding uncharacterized protein, which produces MLTLLNLKVVQGKVIKAGKEEKKDEEDQEGPEVKEEEEEEELEHLEVTLSRVPQGKRKSVGSQGKRKSMRVAMQENKKRGPVFIEINEEGEVKEMPIEEDDVPIKQEELPEAAVPRTRTPRSSKKSKARREGRDHRISSMQAHIGELVDSVKTLQTNLQHYSDQANATRATILTKINNLESFEETVVEETAGSGSPSQA; this is translated from the exons ATGCTCACTCTGTTAAACCTTAAGGTAGTTCAGGGCAAAGTCATTAAGGCTGGCAAAGAAGAGAAAAAGGATGAAGAAGATCAAGAGGGCCCAGAAGTtaaagaagaagaggaggaggaggaactcgagcACTTGGAGGTGACTTTGTCTCGAGTTCCTCAAGGGAAAaggaagagtgtaggatccCAAGGGAAAAGGAAAAGCATGAGGGTGGCTATGCAagaaaacaagaaaagagggcctgtctttaTAGAAATTAATGAAGAAGGGGaggtcaaggagatgcccatagaggaggatgatGTTCCCATCAAACAGGAGGAACTGCCTGAAGCTGCTGTGCCAAGGACCAGGACACCAAGATCCTCCAAGAAatccaaagctcgtcgt GAGGGAAGAGACCACAGGATCAGTTCAATGCAAGCTCACATTGGTGAATTGGTTgacagtgtcaagactctccaaaccaATCTCCAACACTACTCAGATCAAGCCAATGCCACTCGTGCCACTATTCTCACCAaaatcaacaatctggaatcctTTGAAGAGACAGTGGTCGAAGAAacagctggttctggttccccatcccaagcctaa